GCCCCATCAGCTCGATGCCAAGCGCGCCACCCAATCCGGCGAGCCCCGATCCCAGCGCAAAGGTCAGCGCGAACAGCCGGTTCACGGGAATGCCCAAGCCGCGCGCCACGCGGGCGTCATCCACCGCGGCCCGCAACCGACTGCCGAAGCGGGTGCGAGTGAAGCCCCATTGCAGCGAGAACGCCAGCAGACCGCAGACCGCGATCACGAAGAGCCGGTAGCGGCCGATGCCGATGCCGGCGATCTCGAAGCGCCCCTGCAGCCAGCCCGGCAGCCGAATGAACTGCTGGGTCGAGCCCATCAGCCAGTCGGTGCCTGCCACCGCCATGAAGACCAGCCCGATCGAGAACATCACCTGGTCGAGATGGCTTTTGGCGTACATGGGCCGGTAGATCAGCCGCTCCAGCACGATCCCGACCAGCGCCGCCGCGAGGAAGGCGAGCGGCAGGCTCGCCAGGAACGGCAGGCCGAGCCGCTGCATCGCCAGCACGGCGACATAGCCGCCGAGCATCGCGAAGGCGCCATGAGCGAGGTTGACGAAGTTCATCAACCCCATCGTCACGGACAACCCGCAACCGAGGACGAAGAGCACCATCCCATAGGCGATGCCGTCGAACAGGATGGTCAGCATGCGCTTCGATCCGGGCTGGCTGTCTGGCCCGTCACTTGCGGGCCTTCACCGGGTCCTTGACGTCCTTGATCGTCGCGAACTCGACATTGTGCAGCTCGGAGCCCACCTTCTGCGTCTTGCGGACGTAGATGTTCTGGATGATGTCGCGCGTGTCGGGGTCGATCTTGATCGGCCCGCGCGGGCTTTCCCAGGCCGCGCCCTTCATCGCCGCGATCAGCTTCTCGCCATCGGAATCGCCCTTGGTCGCCTTGAGCGCCTCCGCGATGAGCCGCATGCCGTCATAGCCGCCGACCGCCATGAAATTCGGCCGCATGCCGGGATTGGCCTTCTGGAAAGCCTCGACGAAGGCCTTGTTGGCGGGGCTGTCATGGGCGACCGAGTAGTGATGCGTGGTGATCGCGCCGACAGCGACATCGCCGATGCCTTCGAGGATGTCGTCATCGACGACGTCGCCGGGGCCGATCAGCTTGACGCCGGCCTTGTCCAGCCCGCGCTCGACGAACTGCTTCATGAACTGCGCGCCGGTCCCCGAGGGCACGAAGACGAAGAGCGCATCCGGCTTGGCTTCCGAGACGCGCTGCAGGAAGGGCGCGAAATCGGGGTTGCGCAGCGGCACGCGCACGCTCTCGACCGTGCCGCCCGCCGCCTTGAACTTCGCCGCGAAGGAGGTCTCGGCGTCGATGCCCGGCCCGTAATCGGTCACGACCGTGAAGACCTTCTTGATGCCGTTGGCCGCGGCCCAGTCGGCCATCGGCTCGGAGGCCTGCGGCAGGGTGAAGGATGTCCGCACGATGAAGGGCGAGGCTTCGGTGATCGACGCGGTCGCCGCGGCCATGACGACCTCCGGCACTTTCGCCTGCGTCGCGATCTGTGCCGTCGCCATGGCGAGCGGCGTCAGCCCGAAGCCGGCGAGAACCGCGACCTTGTCGTTGACGACCAGTTCCTGCGCCAGGCGGCGCGTCGCATCGGCATTGCCGGCGTCGTCCTTGAGGATCACCTCGAGCTTTCGCCCGCCATGAACCGCGCCCTCCTTGGCGAGGAAGAGCTTCACCGCCGCGTCGATCTGCCGGCCGGTCGAGGCGAAGGGCCCGGTCATCGGCAGGATCAAGCCGATTTTCACTGCCTCCTGCGCCAGCGCCGCGCCGCCGGCCGTGGCCGCCAGCGTGAAGCCGAGAATTCCACCCAGAACTGTCCTGCGATGCGTCATGTCGTTCCTCCCGAGATGCTTGTGGTCCCCTTGGCGGGGCTTTGCTTCTGTTTATTCGTCTTCGTCGTCGCGATAGACGAGGCCAGCCTTGGCGAGGCCTTCGCGCATAGCGTACATGTCCAGCCCGAGTTCGCCAGAGGCGAGGCGCCTGCGCTTCTCCTCCTCCGCTGCCTCTCGCTTGCGGCCGGCGGCGGCCACGGCCTCGGCATCGCGGCGCGGCACCACGACCACGCCATCGTCGTCCGCGACGATCACGTCGCCGGGATGGACCAACGCCCCCGCGCAGACCACCGGCACGTTGACCGAACCCAGCGTCGCCTTGACCGTGCCCTTGGCCGAGATCGCTCGCGACCAGACCGGAAAGCCCATCTCGGTCAGCACGCGCACGTCGCGCACGCCGGCATCGATGACGAGGCCGACACCGCCGCGCGCCTTCAGCGAGGTGGCGAGCAAATCGCCGAACATGCCGTCGGTGTTGTCGGTGGTGCAGGCGACGACGAGCACGTCGCCCGGCTGCACCTGCTCGATCGCGACATGGATCATCCAGTTGTCGCCGGGCTGTGCGAGCACCGTCACCGCCCCGCCGGCGATCTGCGCGCCGGCATAGATCGGCCGCATATAGGGCTTCATCAGCCCGCTCCGGCCCATCGCCTCATGCGTGGTCGAGACGCCGAGTTCTCCGAGATCGGCCATTGCGGCGGCAGGCGCGCGCTTCTTCGTGCGGATGACGACGGGGGTCATGCCAGCGCCTCCAGCGCTTCCGGGAAGAGCCGCTGATAGGCCTCGCCATAGGTCATCGCCTTGCCGGAGTTCCGGCCGCCCTGCATGCCGCGATTGAGCGCGACGCGGGTGTAGTATTCCCAGAGATGCTTCTGCGCGGCGAGGATCTCGAAGGCCTTGCGCTTGGTTTCCCAGACCTCGTCGATGTTGAGGATGACGTTCGGCTTGAAATTGCACTGCTCGGGCTGGTGCGGCTCGAACAGGAAGATCGGCGGGGCGGCATAGGCGCGCTCCGGATCGGGCTTGTGGCCGGCGGCCTGCGCGATGATGCGCGCCTCCTGCGCGAAGCGGGCCGCCTCGGGATGGTCGAAATTGTAGGGGTCTTCAAGCGCATGGGTCAGCACGAAGCTCGGATTGAGTTCGTGGAAGATGTCGATGGCGCGGTCCAGCATCTCGGGCGTGGTCCGCAGCGGATAGTCCCCGGCATCCATGAACTCGATCTCGGCGCCGAGCATAGCAGCTGCAGCTTCAGCCTCCTCGCGGCGCTGTGCCTTGACATCCTCCATCCTGACGCCGGCCTTCTTCCAGGCGAACTGGCTCTCGCCGCGCTCGCCATAGGACAGGCAGAGGATCTTCACGCGCATCCCGCGCTTCGCATGCAGCGCGATAGCGCCGCCGGCCCGCCAGACGAAATCGCCCGGATGCGCCGTGATCACCAGACCCGTCTTCTGCGTGTTGGCCATCGCCAGTCAGTCCTCTCGTCTCATTCGGCCGCGTGACGGGCGCTGCCCGCATGCGCCGCCATGACGCTCGCCGGCACGAAGGCGCGGCCTTCCATCAGGATGCGCGCAGTGCGCAGCAATCCGGCCCGCTCGATCGCCGGCCGCTCCGACGTCCCGCCGACCGTCAGCGTCACCGTGAATTCGCCCGTCGGATGCTCGACCGAGAGCGAGCGCTCACGGCCTTCAGGCATCACCACGACGGAAGCCGCGGGCGAGCCCGGCAAGGCGGCGGCAGTCGCCACCGTCACCGCCGCGAAGACGCCGATCGAGGCGTGGCATTCATGCGGGATGAAGCTGCGCGTGCAGATCGAACCGCCGGCAGCCGGCGGCGCGACGAGCGCGATCTTCGGCACGACCTTCTTCGCGACCTCGCCGAGATTCATCAGTGGCCCTGCGGCGATCCTGATGCGCTCGATCCGTGCTTTCAGCTCTATGTCCTTGTCCAGCTGCTCGCGCGGCTCATAGCCGCTGCACCCGACATCGACCGCCCGCATCACGATCACCGGCATGCCGTTGTCGATCAGCGTGCACGGCACGCCATCGATCTCATCGACCACGTTGCCGGTCGGCAGCAGCGCGCCGCAAACCGAGCCCTCGGCATCGAGGAAGCTGATATCGATCGGCGCCGAGGTGCCCGGCACGCCATCGATGCGCGCACTGCCCTCGGTGCTCGCCTCGCCATCCGGCGTGTCCATCGTCAGATCGGCGATGGTGCCGGTGTTGATCGTGCGGACGCGGATGGTCGTGCGCGCGCCGCTCGCCTTCACCAGGCCGCGCGCCAGCGCGAAGGGCCCGATCCCGGCGAGGATGTTGCCGCAATTCGGCGTCGTATCGACTTGCGCCGTCTCGATGCCGACCTGCGCGAACAGGAAATCGATGTCGCAGCCCGGCTCGTCAGATTTCGAAACGATCGCCACCTTGCTCGTCAGAGGATGAGCCCCGCCGAGCCCGTCGACCTGCCGCTTGTCGGGCGAGCCCATCACCGCGAGCAGGAAGACATCGCGCGCGGCCACATCGGCCGGCAGGTCGTCGCGCAGGAAATAGGCCCCCTTCGAGGTGCCACCGCGGATCAACATGCAGGGAACGGCGATCTGGCTCATCGCCTCACTCCGATGCCTTGATGCCGGCGCGCGTGATCACGTCGCGCCACAGCGCCAGCTCCGAAGCGATCAACTTGCCGAAGCCATCCGGCGACTCGGGCCGAGCGATCGCACCGTCGCGGGCCAGGGCAGCGGCGAAATCGGGCTGGCCGAGCAGCGCATTGATCTCGCGGTTGAGCCGATCGACGATCGCACGCGGCGTCTTGGCGGGCGCCACCACGCCGTACCACTGCACCGCCTCGAAATCCGGCAGACCGCTCTCGGCCAGCGTCGGCAACTCAGGCGCGAAGCCGACGCGCTCGCGGCTGGCGACGCCGAGCACCCTGAGCTGTCCGCCCTCGGACAGCGGCAGCACGGCCGGGCCGCCGGTCAGCGTGAACTGCACATTGCCGGCGACGAGGTCGTTTACCGAAGGCGCCGTGCCGCGATAGGGCACGTGCACGGCCTCGATACCGGCGCGATAGGTCAGATAGGCCGTTGCGATATGGGCCGCGCTGCCCTGCCCGCCCGAGCTGTAGTTCAGCTTGCCGGGATTTGCCTTGGCGTAGGCCACGAACTCACCGAGCGTCTTGGCCGGCAGCTTCGGATTGATCGCCAGGATGTTCGGCACCATCGCGACAAGCGGGACCGGCTGGAAATCCTTGACCGGGTCATAGGGCACATTGGGATATAGCGCGGGCGCGAAGGCGAGCGTCCCGATATGCCCCATCATCAGCGTATGGCCATCGGGCTCGGACTTCGCGACTTGGCCCGCCGCCGTCATGCCGCCGGCCCCCGGCCGGTTCTCGATAACGAAGCCCTTGCCCGGGATCGCGCGTTCCAGCTTGGCGGCGATCAAGCGCGCCAGCACGTCGGTGCTGCCGCCGGGGGTGAAGGGCACGACGAGGCGGATGATCTGGCTCGGCCATTCGGCCCGGGCTTGCGTCGGTGCCAAGCCGGAGAGCCCGGCCGTGCCGAGGCCGGCAAGAACGGAGCGGCGATCGGGCTGCATCAGGCGCCTCCCTTGCGGCGTGCCCCGCGCTGCTGCGCATCGGCGACGGCACTGGCGAGGCCGGGCGCCAGCCCGGCAGCCGCGAGCATCTCCGCCGCCTCGCGCATCTCGGCCGCACGGCGCACGCCATGGGTCGCGACGCGTTCGCGCATGTCGGATGCGAGCGCATGGAAATCGATCGAGGGGAAGGTGGCGTGCAGGCTCGCGAAGACCGGGTCCTTGACGTCCCATGCCTCGCAGGAGGCGGCGCAATCGACCATCAACGCCTCCAGCCCCTTGATGACGATGCTGCGGCAGAGCTTCATCGCCGATGCGCGGCCAAAGACTTCCGAAACCGGCGTCAGGCTCATGCCTAACCCGTTGAGCGCCTCGGCCGCCGCCTGCGCCTTCGGACCGCCGGCGAGGATCGGCACCTTGAGGCCGGGCTTCAACACTGGCGCCATCACGGCCGCCTCGACATAATCGGCGCCGCTGGCTTCCACCGCCTTGGCGGCGCGCTGCTTGGTCGAGGGTGCCGCCGAATTCACGTCGACGAAGATCTGGCCGGGCCTGAGCCAGCGCGCGGCCTCGGCAGCCACCGCCTCCGCACGATCGGCTGTCACCGCCGAGAAGACGAAGGACGCGCGCGCGCCGGCTTCCGCC
Above is a genomic segment from Bosea sp. NBC_00550 containing:
- a CDS encoding Bug family tripartite tricarboxylate transporter substrate binding protein, producing MQPDRRSVLAGLGTAGLSGLAPTQARAEWPSQIIRLVVPFTPGGSTDVLARLIAAKLERAIPGKGFVIENRPGAGGMTAAGQVAKSEPDGHTLMMGHIGTLAFAPALYPNVPYDPVKDFQPVPLVAMVPNILAINPKLPAKTLGEFVAYAKANPGKLNYSSGGQGSAAHIATAYLTYRAGIEAVHVPYRGTAPSVNDLVAGNVQFTLTGGPAVLPLSEGGQLRVLGVASRERVGFAPELPTLAESGLPDFEAVQWYGVVAPAKTPRAIVDRLNREINALLGQPDFAAALARDGAIARPESPDGFGKLIASELALWRDVITRAGIKASE
- a CDS encoding PIG-L deacetylase family protein, with amino-acid sequence MANTQKTGLVITAHPGDFVWRAGGAIALHAKRGMRVKILCLSYGERGESQFAWKKAGVRMEDVKAQRREEAEAAAAMLGAEIEFMDAGDYPLRTTPEMLDRAIDIFHELNPSFVLTHALEDPYNFDHPEAARFAQEARIIAQAAGHKPDPERAYAAPPIFLFEPHQPEQCNFKPNVILNIDEVWETKRKAFEILAAQKHLWEYYTRVALNRGMQGGRNSGKAMTYGEAYQRLFPEALEALA
- a CDS encoding ABC transporter substrate-binding protein — protein: MTHRRTVLGGILGFTLAATAGGAALAQEAVKIGLILPMTGPFASTGRQIDAAVKLFLAKEGAVHGGRKLEVILKDDAGNADATRRLAQELVVNDKVAVLAGFGLTPLAMATAQIATQAKVPEVVMAAATASITEASPFIVRTSFTLPQASEPMADWAAANGIKKVFTVVTDYGPGIDAETSFAAKFKAAGGTVESVRVPLRNPDFAPFLQRVSEAKPDALFVFVPSGTGAQFMKQFVERGLDKAGVKLIGPGDVVDDDILEGIGDVAVGAITTHHYSVAHDSPANKAFVEAFQKANPGMRPNFMAVGGYDGMRLIAEALKATKGDSDGEKLIAAMKGAAWESPRGPIKIDPDTRDIIQNIYVRKTQKVGSELHNVEFATIKDVKDPVKARK
- a CDS encoding 4-oxalomesaconate tautomerase, yielding MSQIAVPCMLIRGGTSKGAYFLRDDLPADVAARDVFLLAVMGSPDKRQVDGLGGAHPLTSKVAIVSKSDEPGCDIDFLFAQVGIETAQVDTTPNCGNILAGIGPFALARGLVKASGARTTIRVRTINTGTIADLTMDTPDGEASTEGSARIDGVPGTSAPIDISFLDAEGSVCGALLPTGNVVDEIDGVPCTLIDNGMPVIVMRAVDVGCSGYEPREQLDKDIELKARIERIRIAAGPLMNLGEVAKKVVPKIALVAPPAAGGSICTRSFIPHECHASIGVFAAVTVATAAALPGSPAASVVVMPEGRERSLSVEHPTGEFTVTLTVGGTSERPAIERAGLLRTARILMEGRAFVPASVMAAHAGSARHAAE
- a CDS encoding NAD(P)-dependent oxidoreductase, producing the protein MAGSTPATIAFIGFGEVGQSFSRGLLAHGAAGIRAYDLLFGSGAGRRLEDAASQIGVTCGASPAEAGARASFVFSAVTADRAEAVAAEAARWLRPGQIFVDVNSAAPSTKQRAAKAVEASGADYVEAAVMAPVLKPGLKVPILAGGPKAQAAAEALNGLGMSLTPVSEVFGRASAMKLCRSIVIKGLEALMVDCAASCEAWDVKDPVFASLHATFPSIDFHALASDMRERVATHGVRRAAEMREAAEMLAAAGLAPGLASAVADAQQRGARRKGGA
- a CDS encoding 4-carboxy-4-hydroxy-2-oxoadipate aldolase/oxaloacetate decarboxylase, whose protein sequence is MTPVVIRTKKRAPAAAMADLGELGVSTTHEAMGRSGLMKPYMRPIYAGAQIAGGAVTVLAQPGDNWMIHVAIEQVQPGDVLVVACTTDNTDGMFGDLLATSLKARGGVGLVIDAGVRDVRVLTEMGFPVWSRAISAKGTVKATLGSVNVPVVCAGALVHPGDVIVADDDGVVVVPRRDAEAVAAAGRKREAAEEEKRRRLASGELGLDMYAMREGLAKAGLVYRDDEDE
- a CDS encoding branched-chain amino acid ABC transporter permease; the encoded protein is MLTILFDGIAYGMVLFVLGCGLSVTMGLMNFVNLAHGAFAMLGGYVAVLAMQRLGLPFLASLPLAFLAAALVGIVLERLIYRPMYAKSHLDQVMFSIGLVFMAVAGTDWLMGSTQQFIRLPGWLQGRFEIAGIGIGRYRLFVIAVCGLLAFSLQWGFTRTRFGSRLRAAVDDARVARGLGIPVNRLFALTFALGSGLAGLGGALGIELMGLDPSFPLKFMIYFLIVVTVGGTSSITGPFFAAMLLGVADVVGKYLVPQVGAFIIYALMVVLLITRPHGLFARARA